Proteins encoded in a region of the Haloarcula sp. CBA1129 genome:
- a CDS encoding LAGLIDADG family homing endonuclease: protein MATAENTELIDRFEEFYRNYYRNEIGELAQKYPNDQKSLYIDWDDLYRFDPDLADDYRTKPEQIQEYAEEALRLYDLPVDVSLGQAHVRVRNLPDSEDIRDLRHEHHGNLVAVRGIIRKATDVRPKVIEAAFECQRCGTLTRIPQTAGDFQEPHDCQGCERQGPFRLNTDQSQFIDAQKLRVQESPEGLRGGETPQSIDINIEDDITGHVTAGDHVRVTGILKLDQRGNDNEKSPMFDIYMEGVSVEIEDEQFEDMEITDADKKEIVELSNESDIYDKMVGAIAPSIYGYEKEKLAMMLQLFSGVTKELPDGSRIRGDLHMLLIGDPGTGKCVHGDTRVTLADGRDVPIRDLVESHLDDPKPVDDGVWDSVDFEVPSLSNDGTIATQQATKVWKREAPDVLYRIRTATGHELEVTPSHPLFVQSDGRFHAKRAENLDEGTFIGVPRSIPTAGTDELDVAFRTSQAHNRIDLQLPSAWTTDFARLIGYIVAEGYVEQRADNTGFVSITNNDDEVLDDATTILESLNLNVTIRDPHDGKDARELMCSAGEFVSFLDSLEESLLSSSENQRVPRELMGASDDVTAAFLKGYIEGEGHVSASQREITAASMSKQLLADVRTMLLSLGISSQVQSRQNGSYRLRISGQAFSTYVDRIGFVTERKTKACAKFDGTDGNPNLDVVPNVGHELRRIRESLELTQSDCGLPRSTYQHYERGSRNPTRNSLETVIDAFEAHLSELSESASDTAGAITDGGSLDSIRADIDALRSLADGNIAWDEIERIETVEPDEEWVYDLEIEDTHNYLTNGVVSHNSQMLSYIENIAPRSVYTSGKGSSSAGLTAAAVRDDFGDGQQWTLEAGALVLADQGIAAIDELDKMSPEDRSAMHEALEQQRISVSKAGINATLKSRCSLLGAANPKYGRFDQYEPIGEQIDLEPALISRFDLIFTVTDKPDEEKDRNLAEHIIQTNYAGELHTHRTENPTSNFSEEEVGTVTEEVAPTIEPDLLRKYVAYAKRNCFPTMTEEAKTRIEDFYVDLRLKGQDEDAPVPVTARKLEALVRLAEASARIRLSDTVDEADADRAVDIAHYCLKEIGVDPETGEFDADVVETGQSKTQRDRIQNIKGIISDIEDEYDEGAPADVVIERAEEVGIDESKAEHEIDKLKQKGEVYEPRTDHLRTT, encoded by the coding sequence ATGGCGACCGCCGAGAACACCGAACTCATCGACCGTTTCGAGGAGTTCTACCGCAACTACTATCGCAACGAGATCGGTGAGCTCGCCCAGAAATATCCCAACGACCAGAAATCGCTGTACATCGACTGGGATGATCTCTATCGTTTCGACCCGGATCTGGCCGACGACTACCGGACCAAGCCCGAACAGATACAGGAGTACGCCGAGGAGGCCCTTCGACTGTATGACCTCCCGGTCGACGTCTCGCTCGGGCAGGCTCACGTCCGCGTCCGAAACCTCCCTGACTCGGAGGATATCCGCGACCTGCGCCACGAACACCACGGGAACCTCGTCGCTGTCAGAGGCATTATTCGGAAAGCGACTGACGTACGCCCGAAGGTTATCGAGGCTGCCTTCGAGTGTCAGCGCTGTGGGACACTCACGCGCATCCCCCAGACTGCCGGCGATTTTCAGGAACCCCACGACTGTCAGGGCTGTGAACGGCAGGGCCCCTTCCGGCTCAACACCGACCAGTCCCAGTTCATCGACGCCCAGAAGCTCCGCGTGCAGGAATCTCCCGAGGGACTGCGCGGCGGGGAGACGCCCCAGTCAATCGATATCAACATCGAGGACGACATCACGGGCCACGTCACTGCCGGCGACCACGTCCGCGTGACCGGTATCCTCAAACTCGACCAGCGGGGCAACGACAACGAGAAGTCCCCGATGTTCGACATCTACATGGAGGGCGTCAGCGTCGAAATCGAGGATGAGCAGTTCGAGGACATGGAGATCACCGACGCCGACAAGAAAGAAATCGTCGAGCTCTCGAACGAGTCCGACATCTACGACAAGATGGTCGGGGCCATCGCGCCCTCTATCTACGGCTACGAGAAGGAGAAGCTCGCGATGATGCTCCAGCTCTTCTCGGGGGTGACCAAAGAGCTTCCTGACGGATCTCGAATACGTGGCGACCTCCATATGCTGCTGATAGGGGACCCTGGGACCGGGAAGTGCGTTCACGGCGACACTCGCGTAACGCTCGCGGACGGTCGTGACGTGCCAATCCGTGACCTCGTCGAGTCGCACCTCGACGACCCGAAACCGGTAGATGACGGCGTCTGGGACAGCGTCGATTTCGAGGTCCCGTCGCTATCGAACGACGGGACAATAGCGACCCAGCAGGCGACGAAGGTCTGGAAGCGCGAGGCCCCTGACGTCCTGTACCGGATTCGGACTGCGACGGGCCATGAACTCGAAGTCACACCGTCTCACCCGTTGTTCGTCCAGTCCGATGGCCGGTTCCACGCGAAGCGAGCCGAAAATCTCGACGAAGGGACGTTCATCGGGGTCCCGCGCTCGATCCCTACTGCGGGGACTGACGAACTGGATGTGGCATTCCGAACGTCACAGGCACACAATCGGATTGATCTCCAACTGCCATCGGCGTGGACGACAGACTTCGCCCGTCTTATCGGATACATCGTCGCCGAGGGGTACGTCGAGCAGCGAGCGGACAACACTGGCTTCGTTTCAATCACGAACAACGACGACGAGGTTCTTGATGACGCAACGACGATTCTGGAGTCGCTCAATCTAAACGTCACGATACGTGATCCGCATGACGGGAAAGACGCCCGCGAGCTGATGTGCTCCGCTGGCGAATTTGTAAGTTTCCTGGATTCTCTCGAGGAATCACTGTTGTCTTCCTCGGAGAACCAACGCGTTCCACGGGAGTTGATGGGCGCAAGCGACGACGTTACGGCCGCTTTCCTCAAGGGTTACATCGAGGGCGAGGGACACGTTTCTGCGTCACAACGCGAGATTACGGCGGCTTCGATGAGCAAGCAGTTACTTGCGGATGTTCGAACGATGCTGCTCTCGCTCGGTATTTCGTCACAGGTTCAGTCACGACAAAACGGAAGCTACCGATTGCGAATTTCCGGGCAGGCGTTCAGCACATACGTTGACCGTATCGGGTTCGTCACAGAACGAAAGACAAAGGCTTGTGCTAAGTTCGACGGGACAGACGGGAATCCGAATCTCGATGTTGTTCCGAACGTCGGCCATGAGCTTCGCCGCATCCGCGAGTCACTCGAACTCACACAGTCAGATTGTGGACTTCCGCGTTCGACGTACCAGCATTACGAACGTGGAAGCCGCAATCCGACCCGTAACAGTCTCGAAACCGTCATTGATGCATTCGAAGCTCACCTTTCGGAATTGAGCGAATCGGCGTCCGACACCGCAGGTGCGATCACAGATGGTGGGAGCCTCGACAGTATTCGAGCAGATATCGACGCGCTACGCTCGCTTGCCGACGGCAACATCGCCTGGGACGAAATCGAACGTATCGAGACTGTCGAGCCGGATGAGGAGTGGGTTTACGACCTCGAAATAGAAGACACCCACAATTACCTCACTAACGGAGTTGTCTCGCACAACTCTCAGATGTTATCATATATCGAGAATATCGCACCACGCTCTGTCTACACCTCCGGGAAGGGGTCTTCGAGCGCAGGGCTTACCGCCGCGGCCGTTCGCGACGACTTCGGCGACGGCCAGCAGTGGACGCTTGAAGCTGGTGCGCTCGTGCTCGCAGATCAGGGCATCGCTGCCATCGACGAACTCGATAAGATGTCTCCGGAAGACCGGTCAGCGATGCACGAAGCGCTGGAACAGCAGCGTATCAGCGTCTCCAAGGCCGGAATTAATGCGACGCTTAAATCCCGCTGCTCGCTGCTTGGTGCGGCAAACCCGAAGTACGGTCGTTTCGACCAGTACGAGCCCATCGGTGAGCAGATCGACCTCGAACCGGCGCTTATCTCCCGGTTCGACCTCATCTTTACGGTCACCGACAAGCCGGACGAGGAGAAAGACCGGAACCTCGCCGAGCACATCATCCAGACCAACTACGCCGGCGAACTCCACACTCATCGGACGGAAAACCCCACTTCGAACTTCAGTGAGGAGGAGGTCGGTACCGTCACCGAGGAGGTCGCACCGACCATCGAGCCGGACCTCCTCCGGAAGTACGTCGCCTACGCCAAACGCAACTGCTTCCCGACGATGACCGAGGAGGCGAAAACGCGCATCGAGGACTTCTACGTCGACCTGCGGCTCAAAGGGCAGGACGAGGACGCGCCGGTGCCGGTTACCGCTCGAAAGTTGGAGGCGCTGGTCCGGCTTGCCGAGGCGTCCGCTCGGATTCGGCTGTCGGACACCGTCGACGAGGCCGACGCCGACCGGGCGGTCGACATCGCCCACTACTGTCTGAAGGAAATCGGTGTCGACCCCGAGACCGGCGAGTTCGACGCCGACGTGGTCGAGACGGGACAGTCGAAGACCCAGCGTGACCGCATCCAGAACATCAAGGGCATCATCTCGGACATCGAGGACGAGTACGACGAGGGCGCACCAGCCGACGTGGTCATCGAACGCGCCGAGGAAGTCGGCATCGACGAGTCCAAAGCCGAACACGAGATCGACAAGCTGAAACAGAAAGGTGAGGTGTACGAACCTCGGACGGACCACCTCCGAACGACCTGA
- a CDS encoding BMP family protein, which yields MYDQKITRRRLLAGGSAAATTALAGCGSRFENFGGSEEAEDTSDSQQATASGIDESDAAATVGMVYALGGLDDRSFNDAANRGIQRARLDNEVEYTNHEPGSVAGFAEVQAELASSANPSYDLICCIGFLQAEGLSETAAEYTDQQFMIVDSVVEADNVASYVFREHEGSFQAGNLAGLLTTRDVDLGAGATNPEETTVGFVGGLDQPLIHKFEAGFRAGVEHANADVDVLTEYLGNFDDVQGARDIAAGMYDDGADIVYHAAGGAGVGIFQAAQAHGRYAIGVDSDQSRSNPRYADVVLASMVKRVNVAVYDAATATVADNLPVGEVVSLGLDSDGVGVVYGTSLEPAIPDDVREALSTSREQIAAGDIVVPTERSNTGGA from the coding sequence GTGTACGATCAAAAAATCACAAGGCGTCGGCTCCTCGCGGGCGGCAGCGCGGCCGCGACCACAGCACTCGCTGGCTGTGGCAGCCGCTTCGAGAATTTCGGGGGGAGCGAAGAGGCAGAAGACACCAGCGACAGCCAGCAAGCGACCGCCAGCGGCATCGACGAGAGCGATGCGGCGGCGACTGTCGGCATGGTGTACGCGCTGGGCGGGCTCGATGACCGCTCATTCAACGATGCGGCGAACCGCGGCATTCAGCGCGCGCGGCTCGATAACGAGGTCGAGTACACGAACCACGAGCCGGGCAGTGTCGCCGGGTTCGCCGAGGTACAGGCCGAGCTGGCGAGTTCGGCGAACCCGTCATACGACCTGATCTGTTGTATCGGGTTCCTGCAAGCGGAGGGACTGTCTGAGACCGCAGCGGAGTACACAGACCAGCAGTTCATGATCGTCGACTCCGTCGTGGAGGCCGACAACGTGGCGAGTTACGTGTTCCGCGAACACGAGGGGTCATTTCAGGCCGGGAACCTCGCTGGACTACTCACGACCAGAGATGTCGACCTCGGTGCGGGTGCGACGAACCCGGAGGAGACGACCGTCGGGTTCGTCGGCGGCCTCGACCAGCCCCTCATCCACAAGTTCGAGGCCGGCTTCAGAGCCGGCGTCGAGCACGCCAACGCGGACGTCGATGTCCTCACGGAGTACCTCGGGAACTTCGACGACGTGCAGGGTGCCCGCGACATCGCAGCCGGGATGTACGACGATGGCGCGGACATCGTCTACCACGCAGCAGGTGGCGCAGGTGTTGGCATCTTTCAGGCCGCACAGGCCCATGGCCGGTACGCAATCGGGGTCGACTCAGACCAATCCCGCAGCAACCCTCGGTACGCGGACGTCGTGCTCGCGAGCATGGTCAAGCGAGTGAACGTCGCTGTCTACGACGCTGCGACGGCGACAGTCGCAGACAACCTCCCCGTTGGTGAGGTCGTCTCCCTCGGGCTCGATAGTGACGGCGTCGGCGTCGTCTACGGTACCTCCCTCGAACCGGCAATTCCCGACGACGTCAGGGAGGCGCTGTCGACATCGCGGGAACAGATCGCCGCTGGCGACATCGTCGTCCCCACTGAGCGCTCCAACACGGGTGGGGCCTGA
- a CDS encoding NADPH-dependent FMN reductase: MHNTPHVIGISGSLRDDSGTRVAVQRALSVAADDGVTTEHIDLREWDLPLFDPDTDEAQSGDGPELAARVSEADAMVLGTPVYHGTIASPLKTALDYCSIDDVEGTTVGILAVAGGGFPTPALEHLRASVLELKGWPLPRAVAIPDSWAAFEDGSIADEDIAERVEKLGADVVAYAGVAARPTDTEQLELTTSD, from the coding sequence ATGCACAACACGCCACACGTCATCGGAATCAGTGGAAGCCTCCGCGACGACAGCGGAACCAGAGTCGCCGTCCAGCGGGCCCTCAGCGTCGCGGCCGACGACGGCGTGACTACGGAACACATCGACCTGCGAGAGTGGGATCTCCCGCTGTTTGACCCTGACACGGACGAGGCACAGTCGGGAGACGGCCCGGAACTCGCTGCCCGGGTCAGTGAAGCTGACGCCATGGTTCTCGGAACCCCCGTGTACCACGGCACCATCGCCTCACCGCTGAAAACGGCGCTCGATTACTGCAGTATCGATGACGTCGAAGGCACGACCGTCGGCATCCTCGCGGTGGCCGGCGGCGGGTTCCCGACGCCGGCGCTTGAACATCTCCGAGCGTCCGTTCTAGAACTGAAAGGCTGGCCGCTCCCGCGAGCGGTTGCCATCCCCGACTCGTGGGCCGCCTTCGAGGACGGCAGCATCGCCGACGAGGACATCGCCGAGCGCGTCGAGAAACTGGGAGCAGACGTCGTCGCGTACGCAGGCGTGGCGGCTCGGCCCACCGACACGGAACAGTTGGAGCTGACGACTAGCGACTGA
- a CDS encoding transcription initiation factor IIB family protein, producing the protein MSTTVTQCPECNGSVKQQGVESVCGSCGLVVGEDAIDPGPEWRSFDDDDTDRARTGAPLTRSRHDRGLSTKIGRSTRLKGRKRRQFARLRREHNRAQISSKRERNKVYAFTEIRRIISSMALSDAIRDRACVLFESAQNEDLLQGRTLEGFAAAAIYATCRTEGVARTVDELCTVAKATQTELRAAYDALNRELGLPTGPIDPREYVPRFATTLDLPTAVRQHAEQLVDEAQDRGLVSGRNPAGVAAACLYTAAQEQDVALTQAEAAETADVTPVTLRGTYTELQE; encoded by the coding sequence ATGAGCACGACGGTAACGCAATGTCCAGAGTGTAACGGGTCAGTCAAACAGCAGGGCGTCGAGTCGGTCTGTGGCAGCTGCGGGCTGGTCGTCGGCGAGGACGCCATCGATCCCGGCCCGGAGTGGCGGTCGTTCGATGATGATGACACTGACCGGGCACGGACGGGGGCACCGCTGACGCGGTCGCGCCATGACCGCGGTCTTTCGACGAAGATCGGCCGGTCGACACGGCTGAAAGGGCGCAAGCGCCGTCAGTTTGCCCGACTCCGCCGCGAGCACAACCGCGCCCAGATCAGCTCGAAACGCGAGCGAAACAAGGTGTACGCTTTCACCGAGATCCGGCGGATCATCAGTTCGATGGCCCTCTCGGACGCCATCCGTGACCGGGCGTGCGTCCTGTTCGAATCCGCACAGAACGAGGACCTGCTGCAGGGCCGAACACTGGAAGGGTTCGCGGCCGCGGCCATCTATGCCACCTGCCGGACCGAAGGCGTTGCCCGGACCGTCGACGAACTCTGTACCGTCGCCAAAGCGACTCAGACGGAGCTTCGCGCAGCGTACGATGCGCTTAACAGGGAACTCGGGCTGCCGACCGGACCGATTGACCCACGCGAGTACGTCCCTCGGTTCGCAACGACGCTTGACCTGCCGACGGCAGTCCGGCAGCATGCGGAACAGCTCGTCGACGAGGCACAGGACCGCGGCCTTGTCAGCGGGCGCAATCCGGCCGGCGTCGCGGCAGCGTGCCTCTACACCGCGGCCCAAGAGCAGGACGTGGCGCTCACGCAGGCCGAGGCAGCAGAGACGGCGGACGTGACGCCGGTCACGCTGCGTGGGACCTACACCGAGCTACAGGAGTAA
- a CDS encoding MinD/ParA family protein — protein sequence MILAVTGGKGGVGKSTIAYNLAAELDALERPDSRDSLSNVNAGSVVVDGDLGMADLPSSRGPDLHDVLADRADPHEAVREDGPVSLVPCGRTLAGARSADLQGLTDVFAALERTYRWVVVDSPAGLHADVGLPLAAADATILVTTPEGAALADALRVRALARELDAGLCRVVLNRADPNPATGAVADRFGAPAVAVPESEPLATAQTHGQPLRETAPETPAHHSLAALAEAVYSCSSV from the coding sequence ATGATCTTGGCAGTCACCGGCGGCAAGGGCGGGGTCGGCAAGTCCACTATCGCGTACAACCTCGCGGCGGAACTCGACGCGCTCGAACGGCCTGACAGCAGGGACTCGCTCTCGAACGTGAACGCGGGGAGCGTCGTCGTCGACGGCGACCTTGGGATGGCAGACCTTCCGTCGAGTCGCGGTCCCGACCTGCACGACGTTCTGGCCGACCGCGCCGACCCGCATGAGGCTGTCCGCGAGGACGGCCCTGTGTCACTCGTTCCGTGCGGGCGGACGCTGGCTGGTGCTCGAAGCGCCGACTTGCAGGGACTCACGGATGTATTCGCCGCGCTGGAGCGGACCTACCGCTGGGTCGTCGTGGACTCGCCAGCCGGTTTACACGCCGACGTGGGTCTCCCCCTCGCAGCCGCTGACGCTACAATACTCGTCACGACGCCGGAGGGTGCGGCCCTCGCTGACGCGCTCCGAGTCCGTGCGCTGGCCCGCGAACTCGACGCCGGACTCTGTCGGGTCGTTCTCAACCGCGCCGATCCGAATCCCGCGACCGGGGCCGTCGCGGACCGGTTCGGTGCGCCAGCCGTCGCTGTCCCGGAGAGCGAGCCGCTGGCGACAGCACAGACCCATGGACAGCCGCTTCGAGAAACAGCGCCGGAAACACCAGCCCATCACTCGCTTGCAGCGCTCGCCGAGGCCGTTTACTCCTGTAGCTCGGTGTAG
- a CDS encoding methyl-accepting chemotaxis protein: MAGGPLDGLASALDRVAPEFIRQRFAAKFAVAFLAVLLVIAGAGAFTFQATSTAVERQTTGQLAETSQLEGDSIGSWVEQQRTHTRSISQGEPLRSDRRAAAYILLQDQLLPDDVVSMHLVNDTRGEVVASTELPLEGRSLSELDAPWTSAEVPEGPGNNTQVWSSSRSYRSPVLNDEPVMAFASSVPKRDGSHLVVVTRIQSQVDRLSNANSTKETTILNTNDETVLNIDREFDADTHSGSLAAIRDANGTAAPVTTVSDGRVYAFAPVPTTNWVTVTSLDTAQAFSVRDTVGQTVGLLVLLALVSLSAVGLVLGKRTVDPLKQLRDRAERIEGGDFDVDLATNRADEIGRLYGTFDEMRISLQNRIREAEDAVEEAKTARTEAEELRTEAEDARAEAEEASQRLQERAAEYSAVMQEIADGDLTKRLDEDAEETAMREVAVEFNAMLDGLEATVSEVAAFADEVADATIEVATGAEEIETTSQTVSDRIQEIADGAIRQHDDLEEAAAEMDELSASIEEVAASSTTVAETAREAVDRGETGREAAESAIGDMAEIESRSADAVDQILDLQERMDDIGEIVDFITDIAEQTNMLALNANIEAARADKDGEGFAVVADEVKSLAEETKEAAAEIEAEIAAVQTETDETVTDIRATSDHIDTGVETVREAADAIEDTVDAIENANDGIQEIADATEDQADATQSVVHRVDGVSDISQNVTEDAEQVSAAAEEQSASVAEIAQSADELRDRADSLAATVDQFDTSGEGDTHSDTAGVGGQRTARSAPDGTGD; the protein is encoded by the coding sequence ATGGCGGGTGGCCCACTCGACGGACTGGCGAGCGCGCTTGATCGGGTCGCCCCGGAGTTCATACGGCAGCGGTTCGCTGCGAAGTTTGCTGTTGCGTTCCTTGCCGTGTTGCTCGTCATCGCTGGCGCCGGCGCGTTCACGTTCCAAGCGACGTCGACAGCGGTCGAACGCCAGACGACCGGGCAGCTAGCCGAAACAAGCCAACTGGAAGGGGACTCTATCGGGTCGTGGGTCGAGCAGCAACGCACGCACACACGCTCCATTTCGCAGGGTGAACCACTCCGTAGCGACCGGCGGGCTGCAGCGTACATCCTCCTGCAGGACCAGCTACTGCCTGACGATGTTGTCAGTATGCATCTCGTAAACGACACTCGTGGCGAAGTGGTCGCCAGCACGGAACTCCCGCTAGAGGGGCGGTCGCTGTCCGAACTTGACGCGCCGTGGACGAGCGCCGAAGTGCCAGAGGGACCCGGGAACAACACACAGGTGTGGTCGAGTAGTCGGTCGTACCGCTCGCCGGTCCTCAACGACGAGCCCGTGATGGCGTTCGCTAGCTCGGTCCCGAAGCGTGACGGCTCGCACCTCGTCGTCGTTACGCGCATTCAGAGCCAGGTCGACCGGCTCAGCAATGCGAACTCCACGAAGGAAACCACGATACTGAACACCAACGACGAGACGGTACTGAACATCGACCGCGAGTTCGATGCCGACACCCACAGTGGGAGTCTCGCGGCAATCCGTGATGCGAACGGCACTGCAGCGCCGGTGACCACGGTTTCTGATGGTCGCGTGTACGCGTTCGCGCCCGTCCCGACCACGAACTGGGTCACAGTTACGAGTCTGGACACGGCGCAGGCGTTCAGTGTCCGGGATACGGTCGGGCAGACGGTCGGGCTGCTTGTACTGCTGGCGCTCGTTTCGTTGTCGGCTGTCGGCCTCGTGCTCGGAAAACGCACGGTCGACCCCCTGAAGCAGTTGCGAGATCGTGCCGAACGCATCGAGGGCGGCGACTTCGATGTCGACCTCGCAACGAACCGCGCCGACGAAATCGGCCGCCTCTACGGAACCTTCGACGAGATGCGAATCTCGCTCCAGAACCGTATTCGAGAAGCGGAGGATGCGGTCGAAGAAGCGAAGACGGCGCGGACGGAAGCCGAAGAGCTTCGCACAGAAGCAGAGGACGCACGGGCCGAGGCGGAGGAAGCCAGCCAGCGCCTCCAAGAGCGCGCCGCCGAGTACAGCGCGGTAATGCAAGAGATCGCCGACGGAGACCTCACAAAGCGACTCGACGAAGACGCGGAGGAGACAGCGATGCGAGAAGTCGCAGTGGAGTTCAACGCGATGCTCGACGGCCTCGAAGCCACCGTCAGTGAGGTCGCAGCGTTCGCCGACGAAGTCGCGGATGCCACAATCGAGGTCGCGACTGGAGCCGAGGAAATCGAGACGACGAGCCAGACCGTCAGTGACCGCATACAGGAGATCGCCGACGGGGCTATCAGACAGCACGACGACCTTGAGGAAGCCGCCGCTGAGATGGACGAGCTATCGGCGAGCATCGAGGAAGTCGCGGCGTCGTCGACGACAGTCGCAGAGACAGCCAGAGAAGCCGTCGACCGTGGCGAAACGGGCCGGGAAGCCGCCGAGTCGGCCATCGGTGACATGGCCGAAATCGAGTCCCGCTCGGCGGACGCGGTCGACCAGATTCTCGACCTGCAGGAGCGCATGGACGACATCGGCGAGATTGTCGACTTCATCACGGATATCGCCGAGCAAACGAATATGCTCGCCCTGAACGCGAACATCGAGGCCGCCCGTGCCGACAAGGACGGCGAGGGCTTTGCCGTTGTCGCTGACGAGGTCAAGAGCCTCGCGGAGGAGACGAAAGAGGCGGCGGCGGAGATAGAAGCCGAGATCGCGGCCGTACAGACGGAGACCGACGAGACTGTCACGGACATCCGTGCGACCAGCGACCACATCGACACCGGTGTTGAGACTGTCCGCGAGGCGGCCGACGCAATCGAGGATACCGTCGACGCAATCGAGAACGCTAACGATGGGATTCAGGAGATTGCGGATGCCACCGAGGACCAAGCCGACGCGACACAGAGCGTTGTCCACCGCGTCGACGGAGTGTCCGACATCAGCCAGAACGTGACGGAAGACGCCGAGCAGGTGTCGGCGGCCGCCGAAGAGCAGTCCGCGTCCGTCGCTGAAATCGCTCAGAGCGCGGACGAACTCCGCGACCGTGCCGACTCGCTGGCCGCGACTGTCGATCAGTTCGACACCAGTGGCGAGGGAGACACCCACAGCGATACCGCCGGTGTCGGCGGGCAGCGCACTGCGCGTTCGGCCCCCGACGGGACTGGCGACTAA